TAAGAGAAAGTCGAACCGAAGAACTGCCTGTATTTACGGTCAGTACAATCATCGGACCTCCATGCGGCATAAGAATCTCTGATGATTTTTTCCAATGATGGGATAGATAAGAATATTATACCTTATATCCTACGGAAGTTAAAGGCACAGGCGGAGACGTCCCTCTAACCTAATACACCAAAATGCTCCAACAATATCTTTGTACCTATGGCAATGAGGATTATTCCACCGGCAATCTCTATCTTCTTCTCAAAAAGGTGTCCGAACTTCCCTCCGATTAATACCCCTATGCAGGACAGGGCGAATGTTACCAGACCGATTACAATTACAGGGGTAACGATGGATATATCGAGAAAGGCAAATCCGAGTCCAACGGCAAGGGCATCTATACTTGTTGCAATGGAGAGCACAAAGAGGATATATATACTAAATGCCGCTACCTCCTTTTCTGTCTCTTCTATCTTCCTTGCCTCATATATCATCTTTGCTCCAATGGCGCTGAGGAGCAGGAATGCAATCCAGTGGTCAATGCTGGAGATCATGTCCCTCAGGCGAAGTCCTGCAAACCAGCCAAGTACCGGCATAAAGGCCTGAAATGTCCCGAAGAAAAGTCCTATGGTAAGCGCCCTCTGCACATGGAGCGTCTTCATAGCAATCCCGCTGGCAATAGAGACTGCAAAGGCATCCATTGCAAGACCGATCGCAATAATTAATATAGTGAAAATATCCATATTTTTTGCCCTATTGATGCACTTCGTAACTCCTTGTCATGTTTCCATATGAGCCAAGGTTAATAGCAC
This is a stretch of genomic DNA from Nitrospirota bacterium. It encodes these proteins:
- a CDS encoding manganese efflux pump, with translation MDIFTILIIAIGLAMDAFAVSIASGIAMKTLHVQRALTIGLFFGTFQAFMPVLGWFAGLRLRDMISSIDHWIAFLLLSAIGAKMIYEARKIEETEKEVAAFSIYILFVLSIATSIDALAVGLGFAFLDISIVTPVIVIGLVTFALSCIGVLIGGKFGHLFEKKIEIAGGIILIAIGTKILLEHFGVLG